A region of Sulfurimonas sp. DNA encodes the following proteins:
- the rplB gene encoding 50S ribosomal protein L2: MAIKTYRPITPSRRFYTNVDSSDITAKASVRSLLKKLPAHAGRNSNGRITSRHRQAGAKKLYRIIDFKRNKFDIPATVSAIEYDPYRNCRIALVTYADGEKKYILQPKGLVVGDIISSSEDGLDVKSGNTMKLKNIPVGTLIHNIELKTGKGGQMCRAAGTSAQIMGRDGKYVSLRMPSSEMRLVLGECLATIGSVGNEEFGNIVIAKAGRQRHLGIRPQTRGSAMNPIDHPHGGGEGKTNSGRHPVTPWGKPTKGAKTRRKKASDKLIITRRKPNAKRVG; this comes from the coding sequence ATGGCAATTAAAACTTATAGACCAATAACTCCATCGCGTCGTTTTTACACAAATGTTGATAGTAGTGATATTACTGCTAAAGCAAGTGTTCGTTCATTATTAAAGAAACTTCCTGCTCATGCTGGTCGTAATTCTAATGGTCGTATTACATCTCGTCACCGTCAAGCTGGTGCTAAAAAACTTTACCGTATCATTGATTTCAAAAGAAATAAATTTGATATTCCTGCAACTGTAAGTGCTATTGAGTATGATCCGTACAGAAACTGTCGAATCGCTCTTGTTACTTATGCTGATGGTGAGAAGAAATATATTCTTCAACCAAAAGGTTTAGTTGTTGGTGATATTATCTCTTCTTCTGAAGATGGCTTAGATGTTAAATCTGGTAATACAATGAAGTTGAAAAATATACCTGTTGGTACATTGATTCACAATATTGAGCTTAAAACTGGTAAGGGCGGACAAATGTGTCGTGCTGCTGGAACTTCTGCTCAAATTATGGGTCGTGATGGCAAGTATGTTTCTCTTCGTATGCCTTCATCTGAAATGCGTTTAGTATTAGGCGAATGTCTAGCTACTATTGGTTCAGTTGGTAACGAAGAGTTTGGTAACATTGTTATCGCAAAAGCTGGTCGTCAAAGACATTTAGGAATTCGTCCTCAAACTCGTGGTTCTGCAATGAACCCAATTGATCACCCACATGGTGGTGGTGAAGGTAAAACGAACTCAGGTCGTCATCCAGTTACTCCATGGGGTAAACCAACGAAGGGTGCTAAAACTCGTCGTAAGAAAGCTAGTGATAAATTAATTATTACTCGCCGTAAACCAAATGCTAAAAGGGTAGGTTAA
- a CDS encoding 50S ribosomal protein L23, with protein sequence MADITDIRSILYTEKTLGLQEDNVIVVQTSPRMTKSGLKEVFREYFGIVPIKINSLNQNGKVKKFRGVAGKQNDFKKFYVKLPEGAQIESLAV encoded by the coding sequence ATGGCAGATATTACAGATATTAGATCTATACTATATACAGAAAAGACACTTGGACTTCAAGAAGATAATGTAATCGTTGTACAAACATCTCCTAGAATGACTAAAAGTGGTCTTAAAGAGGTTTTTCGTGAGTATTTTGGAATTGTTCCAATAAAAATTAACTCACTTAATCAAAACGGAAAAGTTAAAAAATTCCGTGGTGTTGCTGGTAAACAAAATGACTTTAAAAAGTTTTATGTTAAGTTACCAGAGGGTGCACAAATAGAAAGTTTGGCGGTATAA
- the rplD gene encoding 50S ribosomal protein L4 has protein sequence MSAIILNDKMEKASELALPESFSGINPHNLYLYVKSAQAAQRANTATTKGRSEVSGGGKKPWAQKGGGRARAGSRRSPIFVGGGKAFGSKNNRNYDLKVNRKQKKLALNFALNEHALRGSLFIVDSIEIASGKTKDAASLFKALNQRDVLIVKSLLDEKTFLAFENLSSTYVIESNELNAYLAANYRSLVIEKAVWENLVGEAK, from the coding sequence ATGAGCGCAATTATTTTAAATGATAAAATGGAAAAAGCATCTGAGTTAGCACTACCAGAGAGTTTTTCTGGTATTAACCCACATAACTTATATCTATATGTTAAGTCTGCTCAAGCTGCACAGCGTGCAAATACAGCAACTACTAAAGGTAGAAGTGAAGTAAGTGGTGGTGGTAAAAAACCATGGGCTCAAAAAGGTGGCGGTCGCGCTCGTGCTGGTTCACGTCGTTCTCCAATCTTTGTGGGTGGTGGTAAAGCATTTGGTTCTAAAAACAATCGTAATTATGACCTTAAAGTTAATAGAAAGCAAAAGAAACTTGCTCTTAACTTTGCTCTTAACGAGCATGCACTTCGCGGTAGTCTTTTCATCGTTGATAGCATTGAGATAGCATCTGGTAAAACTAAAGATGCTGCGTCTTTGTTTAAAGCACTAAATCAAAGAGATGTACTAATAGTTAAATCTCTTTTAGATGAAAAAACTTTTTTAGCGTTTGAGAATCTTTCAAGTACTTATGTAATTGAATCAAATGAATTAAATGCTTATTTAGCTGCTAATTATCGTTCATTAGTGATCGAAAAAGCGGTATGGGAAAATCTTGTAGGTGAGGCTAAATAA